Within Dysgonomonas sp. HDW5A, the genomic segment ATTCCACTTATCATATGATACTCCTCCAAGAGTTTTTGAAGTTCAGAAGATTTTATACGTTTATCTTCTTCAAATTGACTCAATTGCCTATTTATACGCTCTTCTTCTAATTTCTTTTTTTCTAATTCTTGTTTTAAAATATAGTATTCTTGATCAACAAATCCTGCGAAAATTTTAAACTCATCAATAGTCTTTTCTCGTTTTTCTTTTTCATCAAATCTATAAAATAATGAATGCTTGTTTGCAATAAGATTTTGATGTTGAAGCATAAAAGAAACCATATTTCGAAAAGAGGGTCTTCCTTTTCTTGACCTAAATTTCAAAGCCTTTTCACTTTCGTCTGTATCAAAAATATCTATTCCCCAAAAATGTCCAAGAGTTTCTTTAAAAGTATCTTGATGCAAAAAATATTCATTGCTAAAATACTCTAAAGTGAGTTCTTCTATTTTTGGGAAATTCGGATCCACTCTATAAAATAGAGATGTACTTTTATTTTGTTGTCTACGAGCTAGTACTAATCCTGTATCTTTTGCCTCAAATACAATAAAATATAATTCTGCATTATCTGTAATTATACCTTCAGGAATTGTATTATCTGAATTTCCTGTACAGTAATCGAATATTTCAATAATAGCACTTTTTCCTGTAGAAGAACGACCTGTTATAATATTCAATCCTTCATCTAAATTAATATTATGACAATTGTTGAATTTGTCTAAAATTCCAATATATTTAATATATCCTTTCATAAGTGTTTAACTCCAAATTGTATATAGATATTTAATACATCTAGAGTGAAAATTTTATGAAGTCTTGAAGCCAATCTCATACTATTATTTAAAGATGGGTCAATGACGTTTGTCATTTCGTTATTTGCGACTTTTACTTTAACACTTAGATCATCATCTATTTCTATAAAATTACAATCTACAGCATATTGTAAACAGTTGTTTGTTATCTGCTTATAATACTCAAAGTTTTCTTGAAACCCTGCCATAATTTTTTTGTTCATTGTAATTCTTGTTAATCTTGAGTTAGAATTGAATTCTAATAATTCCTTTAGGCATTCTTGATTAAAAACGATAGGAAAAATAAGATATGCCAAAAGTATATTTCTTTCTCTCTTTTTTAGGTTTGTATAAAACGAAAGTAATATTGGAGTTAAAGAAAATACATTATTATGAATAGTTGAAATATTGCCAATAAATTTAATCATACATCATTCTTTTTTAATAACCAAACAAATTCATCTTCTTCGTCTGCAATCATATGTATAACTCCTGTATAAATGTCCTGTGGGACGGTATTAAAGATGTGAAATTTACCGCTATCTAAAGATGTAATTTCGTCATAAAAATCCTTGGACGCTTCTATTTGGTTTTCCAATGCTGCTTTACGAGATGCTTGCCTATATTTAGTTCCATGCTTTTTCTTAATATCTTCCCCATAATTTTTCAAGGAGTTGCTAATAGTAGGAGAAAAACGAAACTCTTTCAAAACTAACTCTCTTGTTTCTGCAAAATCTGTTATTGCTTCAATTAAGACGTCATCGTAATTAATTTCTCTTATCTTTTCCACGAAAGGATTTTCTAAATATTCCTCATATTTGAGATTGTCGAGTTTGACTTTCTCAGGGAATACTTTAGTTGTTTCTGTAAGAACTGACGTAAGATTGATACATTCTTCACGAAAACCTTCATAGCTTATTTCCCATTTATTATCAATAATTTCAGGGCTTAGAATATAACCAAATAGAGTATGTATATATTGGTCTGCTCTTATTGGTCGAAGATGAGTTGTATTTCTATTTTTTATTTGCTTATAATATTCTTTATCATCAATCGCATTATGATCAATATAAAATTTTTGTAGTATTTTTAATAAGCTTTTTACGTCTTGATTCATCAAATATAAAATCTAGAAAAGCCTTGGTTTCTTTGGATTTCGTGCTTTTCTTCAAATACTTCTTATTTATGTTCAATAATATTGTGAGTTTTTCTCCTTTCTTTTTATTATTCCAGGCGTACCAAGGAGAATTAACCCTAACTTTCTGTGTTGTAAGTAGAATAAGAGAATTAAACTTGTCAATATCAAAATCATCCTTGATCCAATTATTTAAGGTTTTCCATATATTATGATCTAATTCGGTAAGGTAATCATTATAAAATTTAGATTCTATTTGCTCTGAGTCTTTCCCCAATACTGATACATCCCCATGTGTCTCAATATAAACAGATTGTCCTTCTTGAATCTCAAAACATTTATCTAAAGCTACAAGAAATTGATATATAATCCCTTTTACTGTTGGAGTTGAATCATTGCTCTGTTTTGCCATAGTTCAAAAATACTTATGACTATTTTTGTTAAAATCTGCATAAGCAAAGATAATATATTCTTAATCAAATATTTATGAGCTTGTTAAAAAGATATTGAGTTGGTAGTATTTTGATAAATTCTAGGTATATTTGCATTAATAAGGAATTGAACTTTCGTCCAAAAGGAACTTAACCTAGAGAGGTGGACAATAGTTGTTAAACGTGTTGACAAGTGCTTAAACGCATTGATATATAAGGGATTTACTAATCCCTCCAGTTTAAGGAATATCATACTCTGCCATATTAAGAATAAAGAACTATGCTAATCTATAAAAACAACTCCGCAAAATCCTTAAGTACAGAAAATATATTTCTTAAATATAATTATTCTAGTACAAATAAAACAAAACACCCAACTTTACATTTCAGGGTGTAAAATTGGGTGCGGTCTTTGTAAAATATTGATTATCAACATTATTTGTAGAGCTGGAGGAGACGAGGAATGTTACCCCAGTCACTGATATACAATGTATTATATCTTCTGCTTTTAGACTGTCAGCATTTTTGTATATGCTGTAATTCTACGAATCGCTTTGAGTTTCGACTGATACAAAAATAAGAATAATTTCTTTTCTAACCAATACTATATATAATTAGATATTAACAATTTATCTGATTGTAAAATAAAAAAGGGACGAGTTCGTCCCCAAATCCGGTGTAGGAACGTAATTTATTACATGTTTTCCAAAGAAAGGCAAACTGTTTCTATCTTGTATTTAGGCAATATTTTATGTTTAAGATGTTCTACTTTTAACGCCAATGTGTCTGGCTTGAAATTTTTCTTCTGACGCTTAACTTCTGCTACGGTAGCTTGATTCTTTTCTAGTTTTAAGGCAACTATATCGATTTCATTTTCCCCGTTTTTCAAATCCCACCATGAGCCAATGTCCCGATAGTGAAAACTCTCAGCAAATTGCTGTTTGAAATAGCGTTCGAGTATCTTGCCTGAATAAGTAGCATAATCAGCCTTTATTATTTCCTGTAATCCTTTGAAATTCTTAATCTCAATCAATGAGCGGTACCGATCGAAATAGTTAAACCAAAAGCGGATAAAATTATCCTGAATCTCATAGCGAACAGCCTGCGTTCCTTCTTTTG encodes:
- a CDS encoding three component ABC system middle component; this translates as MIKFIGNISTIHNNVFSLTPILLSFYTNLKKRERNILLAYLIFPIVFNQECLKELLEFNSNSRLTRITMNKKIMAGFQENFEYYKQITNNCLQYAVDCNFIEIDDDLSVKVKVANNEMTNVIDPSLNNSMRLASRLHKIFTLDVLNIYIQFGVKHL